The DNA sequence CGCAGTTACATCAGTCCACACTAGCCATGCATATATACATGAGGCAACAACTGGCCATCAAATTAAGGCAAACTATATAAATCACCCAAAGAAAAGCCCCACAAGACAAATTCATGAATATCCCCTGAAAAAAATGATGGCAaagaatatgaatatgaaatgcaAAGATAGGAAGTAACAAAAATCCGGAATCTCTTCTTTGTGATGATAATGCCAAAAATATCAAGTTGGCTCATCCGTCTTTCTTTATGTTGATCGGTACAGGCCTCTTTCATCTTCTCTTTCCTATTTTTGGATTTGTTATTTGATTTGTTGTTTTTTTGTGCGTAATGCAGATTAACAATAGTTTTGCTATTGATAGGAATTCCACCCTTCGGGTTTCTAATCTTCGGCTTCGGGAAAAGAAACCCTCCGGGTTGAAAAGGATGCATCGAGGTTCGAAGGAGTTGTCCTCCTGTATGCATAACATATAGCCCAAAATGCACCTTTCCCCGCTCTTTGATCACTTTCTAGAATTGTTCCTGAGAAGTACAATATCGACTTGAATGAAACTATAGCACAGAGGAATGCTAGCGAGCGAACCGCCTAAGGTTCCGACTAAAACTCAAAAATGAAATAATTTTTCGATTCTCCTAGAAGCACCAGAGTTCaaatttgtacattatttaAGCAGATATGACTTGTGCCTGGTGCAATGTAAATGTCTTGGTTTGATAAGTGCAATAGTGCGGTTCGACTCCTAGAGCAGCCACTTTGTGCAAAAAACAGCCATAGGTGAGAACTATCCTCAGTTCAACCCTTTCAAACCCCAGATCGCCAGGGCAATAACTACGTAACATCCTTTATAGTCTAGGCCTGTCCTAacttatatttcaaaaataaaacatcATGTCTGCATTGACTTGcttatatttttggattttaaAGTGTGTCTCCAAATAACAAGAATTTTATTGCAtatttccaaaatattgctTACTCTaaaattcccccccccccccaaaaaaaaaaaaacaaaaagataaaataaaatttaaaaaaaaaattaaaatggggGGATTCTTGCTAATTGATTCTTTTGAGTGGCTCGTTTTGTGTGTAAACATACAATTCAAGCTCAGTGCAGTCTTGATTTGAGCCAAGTTTTGGCTTGGCTCCATCATGATGTCCTGCTGAGGCTAGTGTGAATTGGGTGTGGCACAAGCTTGATGGCTTAAATTGGTCCCAATTGGACATGCTCCAATCTGTTCTGGACAGAACTTGTCATGTATAAGCTTGAACCCATTTTGTATTTGACTCAGGCTATTTGATTTGGACTTACTTTGTTTAATTCCGTTACTACCCTTCTTTCCATCCCCTTACTTGCAAGGAGTGGGCATTTTTGTAATTGACTCTTTTGTCTCTACATGATGAGAGAGGTGCCACCTCACCTCCTCTGTTTTCCATGTTCTGCTCTCATTCTTCACACGTTGAGAGGAAATGTAACCCTCCATCCCATTTGCTGGTGGAATGTGAAAGATCAGGACAAAACCCCACTCCAACCCATCCACTGTGCCAGCCTCCAAATTGGTGTTTTTCCCTTCCATCTGTGAGTTCCCACTATAATTTCCAATGGGCATGAGCTTAGAAGCAGAgaggagaaaggaagaaaagatagaggaaaggaaaaaagggaGAAAGTAGAGaagataagaagaaaaaaaagcaagagGAGGATGTTTGCGATTCTCCATTCTCTAGGCTTAGTCAAAGCTAAGCCTCTCAACAAGGCTCTTCAAAGCTTCTTCCGAGAGAAGCTAATCAAGGCCTCATCCAAGCCAAGAATGGCTACACTTTGTTTAGAAGCATATCAAGGCTTCATCTAAGCCAAGCATGGCAATGATTCATTTAGAAGCATAACAAGGCTTCTTCAAGCCAAGCATGATAATGCTTCCTTTAGAAGCATATCAAGGGTTCATCCAAGCCAAGGATGGCAAATGCTTCCTTTAGAAGCATATGCAGGCTTCGCCCAAGCCAAGCATGGCAATGCCTCCTTTAGAAGTATTACAAGGCTTCTTCAAATAAAAGTTTGTTAAGGCTTCTTGATTAAATCCATTTGGACTTTAATTATTGCAAATTGCAAAATAAAGCCAGAACTTTGGCAAAATTATTGATGAATGCTTGATGATTTTCCATCATTTTATGTCCTATTGTTGAGCCATGacatatatgcttaaaattagcATGGGTAACAAGCAGTGATCCTTGGATTATGCACCAAGTCTTCTTGGACCACTGATTGAATAATTGTGCAAGAGTTCAATTAAATTGAACCTGCCTGCATATTGTTTTGAAGATGAATCTTGACATGTGCTGCAGGTGAAAGGCATGTCAGAAGGTTCTTTTCAGGGCCAGTGTTCAACGGGACCCAAGTAGTGAGTACACACTTAAGGGTCAACACATTGTTGCATCCTGAGGACTAATTCGCCAAAAACCCTGCACTGTGGGGTGAATTAAGTCTTTAAGGAAGTGCTGCTAGACAGCATGCCTCAAGCTACTACCGGATTTTTTCTTGCtgtttttctttaagaaaaggagttattttattttttgattaccCCTACTGTATTTTTCACTCTTACCACACAGTGAATTTCGGCACCAATAACTCAAAGACTTGATTCTATTATGGAGTCCTCAAATATGCATCAGATTTTGTCATAAATGGATTGTGATCCAGACTTTGACTACATTACCTGGAGGTGGGAGGTGAGTGTTGTGCTAGAGACACAAGTTGGACCATATCAGAGCATCCTAAGGGCAATGAAAAGTCTATTCCAAAGAAAAGAGCTGCATATAAAACTTGGAAACAATGCAGGGGCCATCTGTTGCTATGGTAGACAGTCTCCCCAAGTTACCACAAGGAAAATTGTGCTAAAGACATGGAACAAGATTGAAGAACATTACAAAGAAGATGAGGACAAGAACAGAACCTGGTTGGCAACCAATTACTTCAACTTCACCATTGTTGAAGGCAAGCCATTATATCCACAAGTAATGGAACTACAAAATCTGACAGCCCGTCTTAAAGAGGAGGGCATGCCACAAGTAGAGATTTCCAAGTTGGAGTCATTCTCACAAAAGCTTCCCCACTCATGGCATTTTTTCTCCGTACTTGGCATAGGCTCGATTCGGTTCCATCCTATACCTTCTATCCTACGTCTTATCACTCGGAATCACATTCTATCACACTGGTCACACTGGCGGTACTTCTTGTTGAATTAAAAGATTGGATTAGTCTTTCTGTACCCACCCACCACCCAACAACAAGCTAAAGGCAGGAGCTTAAAAATTCGTCTAATTCGAATGCCCTAATCTTCATTCATCTTCTTCCATAGAGTTAGAGTAGCATAGGTTAGTGTGCACGGAAAGAGAAAATCAGACTCTGTTGGCTTTGCTAGGCCAGTTATCTGAAGTCGACGCCTTGGACTTAGAATGAAACTGTGACCCATCTTTGATTGAAAGCCTGGCTCCTTCACAGTCCGCAGCAGATAGAAGAAGGGTAGGTCTGTGATTCATACCATATGGCTTGCTATTTCATTCGGTTGGCTTAGCTTTCATCCACCTTTGTTTTTTAAGATAAGTTTTTACACCAGAGGGAGTCTGCTTGAGTCTTTAGCCTTACTATATTGACTCGAGAGTAAGGTAATGACGGAGCATAGATTCTACGGATGTCTCAGTTTCCCAATTAGCTTATGCCCTGTCATAGTAGGGACGCGTCGTCAGGACAAAGAAAGgctgatgaaaaaaaaaaaagtacattgTCCTCCTCATTGCTGATTTTTCGAGTCAGGGGCAGGGCAGTACCACAATCAAGTGACAGCCGCTAATGGTTAGCTTGACAGATTTCCTTTCCTCGGCACTCGGCAAGGGGTCAATAGTTGGGGAAGCATAAGCATCTGTAGAGAGGAATGTTCGCGACAAAGAATGATTTTCGAATCGAAAGGGTGTGTTTCACGTGGCCATggttagtaaacaaaagatagagGAATTGGAGGGAAAAGCTAAGGTTGGGGAGTCTCTCTCTGGCACAAGAATCCACGATTTAGGGGTTTGGTGGTCCCGCTTATTTATAAAAAACCGAAAAAACTTGACTTTCTCTGTATAGACACTCGTTGAGTATCACAAGGTCCCAAGTCCAAGTCTCGAACTGGAATACTACTGGTGAACCAGATATATAATAGTAACGACCGACCAGCTGTATAAAAATCGAGGTGTATGTATGTAGGAATCGGCATTCAAAGCCCTTCCCTTTGCGGACCAATCCAGGAGCTGGGCCTTACGTGATAGGGGCTAAAACTCCAAAAATCTATAACAACTCCCTATTCCCGAGAGATTGACGTCGGGTGGAGTCGATATGATACATATATGCAGAGTTGAACCGATCTTACCATACGTGGTTTTTTTGAGATCTTCCTTCCAAGCACTTGACCGTTGCTATGTCGGTAAATGGATTGGGAGGCCAATGCACCCTTAGAGGTTTGGGAATGACCCAAACCTATTGATTACCCCACCTGCCTTGGGAACATGCACAGGAATCCTAGACATTGAGGGGGAGGGTAAGGTTTCATATCCCTTCGAGACCATTCACAAAATATATTGGATTAGATAGAACctatgaagaaaaggaaagcagGTCAATTTCATCGGATTATTTCCAGTCTAGTCTAGAATCAACACCAAACGAAGCTTCATTTTACAAGGCTGAAATAATATGCTTTTTCCATCCGTTTTGTTAGCTTTGTGGAAGAAATGAAAGTAGGTGCTATTTGCACCCTCCTTTTTCAGATCCCGAGGGATCTTACAGAACGTTTCTTTACTAAAATCGGCCCCAGTGTTATGCCTTAGGAACTGGGCTCCATTCTAAAGCCAGCCTCCTCTATCCAGATCTTTCTATTTATGGAAGATTTTCCCCCTGATCTAATAGATTTGATGAGCCTCCTTCACGTTCGGGCTCAGAAAGAGTACTCACATCCCTATGAATGCTTGATGATTTGCATCCTTGATTTTATATCCTATTGTTTAGTCATCACTTTTGTGCTTAAAATTAGCAAGGATAATGAAGTGGTGATCCTTGGATGATGCACCAAGGCTTTTTAATCCGCTGATTGAATAGTTGTGCAACATTCCAACTAGGTTGAGCCTACCTGAATATTGTTTTAAGAATGACTCTCAACATGTGCTACAGAGCATGAAAAAGAGTGGCAGAAGATTTTTCTAGAGGCGGTGTTCCACAAGACTGGAGGAGCGTAAACTTAAGGTTCAACAGCTTGTTGTATCCTGGGGACTAATTCGCCAGGAACCTTGCACTGTGGAGCAAATTAAGTCTTCAAGAAGTTTGCTAGACAACATTCCTCGAGCTATTTTacaattttctctctttctatttttttttaaaaaaggactATTGTTATTTTTGCTTACCGATATGTATTTTTGACTCCATCCCATAATGAATTTCGGCACTAAACACAATTAAGATGCAACATACTAAGATGCAACATTAGGTACAGATGTTTACATGAAGAAAAGATGTTAAGTAACATTATGCTTAGTTTAATCCTTCATTGTAGGCATATATCTTAGTCTAATAATTTCCAAAACAAGTATAAGTTAATAAagacattttattttattttagttttgcaATATGAGACCTTAAGGTAGTTTCATCAATTGGAAAATGACATGTGAGGATCTTTTACACATGGGTTTTGAATCCCGGTGGGATAGGGGCTGTCTCGACCATCCCGTCCCATTCATGTGAGAAACGAGAACTGTGATAGGACTTCAAAACCCATCTATGTAGGTAAAGAAtaagaaagaggaaagaaagaaaggaaagaagaaaaggaaaaaaaaaagaaaggaagaaaagaagaagaaaaagaaaagaaagaaaggaaagaaggaaagaaggaaagaaagaaaaaggaaagaaagaaagaaaggtagatgagaaagaaagaaaggaacaatggaaaaaaggaagaaagaaaaataaataaataaataataaaggaaagaagaaaaggagagagatagagGGTACCTACAGCACACTCAACTGGGATGGCTGCCACGACAGAGTGCGACAGCATGGCGTCCCATTCCATGGTGAAACTTGGATACCTCCATCCCGCTAGATTTGAAACCATGCTTTTACATACTTATGTTACAATGTCATGTGTGGACTCAATTGCCTAACTTCAGTAAGACAGTGTTTCCTATATTTTACAATCCATTTCTTCATGATTAGAGCCTTATATAATATCGAAAGATAGATTTTCGCTCATCTGAATTTTACAAATTGTAGTCCAGACACTGTAATCCAATTCCCCAAGGTGCTTATTTTTCTCGTGTTTTCCAGGTATTTTAACTTTTCCACCAACAAAATCCATTAAGCTTATGCCTAGCCTGCAGTAACCTTTTTAAGACATTTATCGTTTTCTATTACCAGTTTGAATCATTCCTTTAGTAAGAACACAGTTTAGAACAGTCTAAGATGCCCAGAAAAGATCAAAGTagaaaaaatggaaaagaagaaagtgaTAATGCCCATGAGGAGCACAAATGTAGAgaactttatttctttcttctttatttttgattttccccttttctttctaccagaacaaaaaaaaaatggtgaagAATAATCATGACAAAGAGTATTAGCAATTTCAACAATACCATCTCTTCAATTTAGCATCATGCTTGCAAAATTCACATTCAACTAACTCTGCTATCATTTTATTTCAACACATACATAATAACAAGGTGTTACTTGCTCACCTTCTTCGGGGCATCTTCTGGGAGGGGCTCTTTGAATCTCCATCTCTCATAGGCACTCAATATATCATCTGAGATATTGATCAGAATCAGAAAGCCATATGACTAGCAAACAGAGCTTTTCCCTTACATTCCAAGTAAAACAGAAAACAGAACATAGAAAAGGCCCCTCTACTACTCCGTACCTCTGTTTTGCATGTCCATGGCTAGTATGAGATCAAACTCCTTGAAATCGGAGGGGCGAATCGGCCTCGAGATCGAAGTCACCTCGATCCCACGCCTTTTGGATGCTGCCCTCATCCTTGAGTCCGCTGGATTACCCTTCAACCCCAAGAGAAATAAACCAGTTAATCGCAGAtcgtatttatatatataaaggaaTGCAGGGAATTATCAGAGAGTTACTTCGTGGTAGCCGATGGTGCCGGCGGAATCGATCCAGAATTTGGACTCCAATCCCCTCTTGCGGACAAGGTCTCTGAACACGGCCTCCGTGGCAGGGCTTCGGCAGATGTTGCCTGGAAGGAAGAGATGGAGAATTAATGCTAAGGAGACCCAAAGTAAGGAGGAAGAGGTAAGGATGGAGCTATAGCTTTCCAGGGTCTGGGATTGGGAAGGCTCACCGAGGCAAACGAAAAGCACGGAGAAGGGCTTGGACTCTGCAGCGGATGGCGCCGCCATGGATGCTGCTTGCtctgcggcggcggcgacggcggcggcggcggcggcgaaccGGAGAGAGGCGGAAATGGGATTCCGAGAGGGCAGATGATGATGGGGAGgatgagaagaagaggggaggggATGTGAATAGAAGGTTTTATAAGGGAGGAGAGTGGGTTTAGTAAGACCAAGAAAGGGGAATGAACCAAGTTGGCAGAATGGTAATTTCGGTACAGTTGCCGCTGCTGCTGCACTGAAGCTTGAGGCGTCTCTCATGTCCCCCTTCTGCCCACCGACCACCAATCGGAAAGAAGACGAGAGTGGAGAGAAGGGTCGGGAATGGTTATTTTCGTCGCTATGCAAAATCCGGTGGTCGAGAATAGCAATCACACAAATCGCCGATGCTTTGTTTGGGCCCGGTAGCAAATATCTCATACCTCATGCTTGTCATCCGGTAGGTCCAAATTTGGTCGGGGTTGTATACAGGCCTATTCAAATCCCGGACGCTACGTCTGGCCCGTccgagctcaaagcattccagaTAGATTCATAGATTCGGGCTCGGATTTACATCGATATCGCCCAAGCTTAAAatgtatataaaaataatatatatcacAAATGGATGCCTTAGCCCACCATTAGGTCTTGGATGCCGATTGATGACATCTCCTCTCTCTACTTCTCTAGTCATCCGAGGCCTTCGCATGCcattctccttcctctcttcgTGACACTGAGTCCTCCCTCGCCGCTATCAACGCTGGCGTCACCGCCCTCTAGTTCTCCCTCCACATTTGCTAGGAGATTGCTGACCCTGCCGCCTCATCCAGTCCCACACCCTCTAGGTCTCCAACCTCCACACCGCCGCTATCCTCCTCCGGTCCACTGTCGGCCTCCTTCAGTCCACCGCACCTCCTCCGACTCTTTAGCAACCTCCACAACCTCATGTCCCAACCTGTCGACCGCCTTGCTAAGATCACCGATATGCATCACAAGATCGAGCTCAGGCCTCGTTGGCATCTTCATTGTCGAGGACAAGATCTGATGGCACTCTCTAACCGGCAATAGGCTTTGATCCGAGACCATGAAAACTTCATGCAGCTTAGGCGGTACAAGTTTGAAGCTCGAAGCCTGATAAATAGCAAACTCAAACCTGGAAAAGTAGGCTCGAAGTTGGGCCAAGCTGCAACATGATTAAATTAAGTGATACCTTGGGGTGAGCTAGGCCCAGCCCGCCCATTGAGTTAGTCTCTAGTTACATTTTTTGCAGGATTCGCCTTCCTCTGTGTGAATTCATCGTTGAATCATCAATGGGTCATTTTGAGATTTGCGCAGGCGAATGAATGATGAAGTTTGGAGTGCCTTGAGATCTATGTGTGAGTGATCCAACTAGAATTTGCAGAAAGGAAGGTAAATCCTTCTTTCACGCCAAAGATACAACCCCTATCCATCCGGATCATGGT is a window from the Phoenix dactylifera cultivar Barhee BC4 unplaced genomic scaffold, palm_55x_up_171113_PBpolish2nd_filt_p 000112F, whole genome shotgun sequence genome containing:
- the LOC103715403 gene encoding putative low molecular weight protein-tyrosine-phosphatase slr0328, with translation MRDASSFSAAAAATVPKLPFCQLGSFPFLGLTKPTLLPYKTFYSHPLPSSSHPPHHHLPSRNPISASLRFAAAAAAVAAAAEQAASMAAPSAAESKPFSVLFVCLGNICRSPATEAVFRDLVRKRGLESKFWIDSAGTIGYHEGNPADSRMRAASKRRGIEVTSISRPIRPSDFKEFDLILAMDMQNRDDILSAYERWRFKEPLPEDAPKKVKLMCSYCKKHEETEVPDPYYGGPHGFEEVLDLLEDACEALLDSILAENTHISIS